One Aphelocoma coerulescens isolate FSJ_1873_10779 chromosome 4A, UR_Acoe_1.0, whole genome shotgun sequence DNA window includes the following coding sequences:
- the LOC138110516 gene encoding nuclear cap-binding protein subunit 2, which yields MSGLLHTTLSGLNSDSYCEISQYRDQHFRGSRQLQEKSLKISSTLYVGNLSFYTTEEQIQELFSKCGDVKRIVMGLDKIKKTPCGFCFVEYYTRADAEHAMRFINGTRLDDRIIRTDWDAGFKEGRQYGRGKTGGQVRDEYRTDYDVGRGGFGKIIQMQKANHQPAIY from the exons ATGTCGGGGCTGCTGCACACCACGCTGAGCGGGCTCAACAGCGACTCGTACTGCGAGATCAGCCAGTACCGGGACCAGCACTTCCGG GGtagcaggcagctgcaggagaaatCCCTGAAGATTTCTTCCACGCTGTATGTCGGGAATCTGTCCTTCTACACCACCGAGGAGCAGATCCAGGAGCTCTTCTCCAAGTGCGGAGATGTCAAGAGGATTGTCATGGGTCTGGACAAGATCAAGAAAACCCCCTGTGGCTTCTGCTTTGTAGA GTACTACACGAGAGCAGATGCTGAGCACGCCATGCGGTTTATCAACGGCACGCGGCTGGACGACCGCATCATCCGCACGGACTGGGATGCAGGGTTTAAGGAGGGGCGACAGTATGGGAGAGGAAAGACTGGAGGACAG GTGCGAGATGAATACCGGACAGACTACGATGTGGGAAGAGGTGGCTTTGGCAAGATCATTCAGATGCAGAAGGCAAATCACCAGCCTGCAATCTATTAA